The Siniperca chuatsi isolate FFG_IHB_CAS linkage group LG2, ASM2008510v1, whole genome shotgun sequence genome window below encodes:
- the sypl2a gene encoding synaptophysin-like protein 2a, with protein sequence MDTVQKLVSGFSLDLGPLKEPLGFIRVLEWVFTIFAFATTGGYSGTSHFTVTCTGSQEVQDVKPVFGYPFRLSANPYKIPSCNSSPSNETYLQGDFSSSAEFFVCVGVFGFLYCTATLILYLGYQHVYRQTTRGPIIDLVVTAAFAFLWLVSSSAWGKGLTDVKWATNPEHLVESCKDICHPAEFPSMGRLNASVIFGFLNLILWAGNVWFIYKETPFHKDPNPPTTMEEGGAPGP encoded by the exons ATGGACACTGTTCAG AAATTGGTGTCTGGATTTTCTCTGGACCTGGGACCATTGAAAGAACCTCTAGGATTTATTCGTGTTCTAGAATGg GTCTTCACCATTTTTGCCTTTGCCACCACTGGAGGTTACTCTGGGACGTCCCACTTTACAGTCACATGCACAGGATCCCAGGAAGTGCAGGATGTAAAGCCTGTGTTTGGCTACCCATTCAG GTTGTCAGCGAACCCATATAAGATACCGTCATGTAACAGCAGTCCATCCAATGAGACCTACCTGCAGGGCGACTTCTCCTCCTCGGCAGagttctttgtgtgtgtcggtgtgtttgGGTTCCTTTATTGCACCGCCACACTGATCCTCTATCTGGGCTACCAGCATGTCTACCGCCAGACCACCCGCGGCCCCATCATA GACCTGGTGGTGACCGCTGCCTTTGCCTTCCTGTGGCTTGTGTCCTCCTCAGCCTGGGGCAAAGGCCTGACTGATGTCAAATGGGCCACTAACCCCGAACACCTAGTGGAGTCATGCAAGGACATCTGTCACCCAGCAGAGTTTCCTTCCATGGGCCGCCTCAATGCCTCTGTG ATTTTTGGTTTTTTGAATTTGATCCTGTGGGCAGGTAACGTCTGGTTCATTTACAAGGAGACCCCTTTCCACAAGGATCCCAACCCACCGACCACCATGGAGGAAGGAGGGGCCCCTGGGCCCTAG